The following are from one region of the Deltaproteobacteria bacterium genome:
- a CDS encoding ABC transporter substrate-binding protein: MRKCIFISLFAVLMALALTLPVQAEQPIKIGFIHSLSGGVGQVYGIPDQAGVKIAVEEINAAGGILGRKLELISRDDKLKPEVGVREAKDLILNEKVDWLQGTVSSAVALAISAYCRGEKVIFVDTVGQSAALTGEKGHRYVFRVSTNTTTYARSTANGAAKFWGGKKVFIIGPDYEYGHRCKKDFMEAYTKLVPGAEVVGELWPKLGTKDYTPYITKIMATNPDFVYCSLWGGDVIAFTKTAWPFGYFDKIKHCGQDWGNMEGLAKMTKSAYPKNVLGGSHYPWWQLDNAKSKAFYPKFKKVTGMDAGLGAVAGYSAVYAMKQAIEKAGAMNTEKVVDALEGSVIDSPVGDLKIRACDHQAMWPFWIGTVTFTDEFPWPHVINAVAIDPPDDGYRSCEAIRAVRGN; encoded by the coding sequence ATGAGAAAATGCATTTTCATAAGTCTGTTTGCAGTCCTGATGGCGCTCGCATTGACCCTGCCCGTTCAGGCGGAACAGCCCATCAAGATCGGCTTTATTCACAGTCTCAGCGGCGGCGTGGGACAGGTCTACGGTATACCCGACCAGGCCGGGGTCAAAATCGCCGTGGAAGAAATCAATGCAGCCGGTGGTATTCTGGGCCGCAAGCTGGAATTGATATCAAGGGACGACAAACTGAAACCCGAGGTCGGCGTGCGCGAAGCCAAGGACCTGATCCTGAATGAGAAGGTGGATTGGCTTCAGGGGACTGTCAGCAGTGCCGTGGCCTTGGCGATATCGGCGTACTGCCGGGGTGAAAAGGTCATTTTTGTAGACACCGTCGGCCAGTCGGCAGCACTCACGGGGGAAAAGGGGCACCGCTACGTTTTTCGCGTGTCGACCAACACCACCACCTATGCCCGCTCCACAGCCAATGGAGCGGCCAAGTTCTGGGGCGGCAAGAAGGTTTTCATCATTGGCCCCGACTATGAGTACGGCCACCGCTGCAAAAAGGACTTCATGGAGGCCTACACCAAGCTGGTTCCCGGCGCGGAAGTGGTGGGCGAATTGTGGCCCAAACTCGGCACCAAGGATTACACCCCCTACATCACCAAGATCATGGCCACCAATCCGGACTTCGTCTACTGCTCGCTCTGGGGAGGCGACGTCATCGCCTTCACCAAAACGGCCTGGCCTTTTGGCTACTTTGACAAGATCAAACACTGCGGACAGGACTGGGGCAACATGGAAGGCCTGGCCAAGATGACCAAAAGCGCCTACCCCAAGAATGTTCTAGGCGGCAGCCATTATCCCTGGTGGCAGCTCGACAATGCCAAAAGCAAGGCCTTCTACCCGAAGTTTAAAAAAGTGACCGGTATGGATGCCGGTTTGGGAGCCGTCGCAGGCTATTCGGCCGTGTATGCCATGAAGCAGGCGATCGAAAAAGCCGGCGCCATGAACACCGAAAAAGTTGTCGATGCCCTGGAGGGATCCGTGATCGACTCGCCTGTCGGGGACCTGAAGATCCGGGCCTGTGACCACCAGGCCATGTGGCCCTTCTGGATCGGTACCGTCACGTTTACGGACGAATTTCCTTGGCCCCACGTAATCAATGCCGTGGCCATCGATCCTCCGGACGACGGTTACCGCAGCTGTGAAGCGATCAGGGCAGTCCGGGGCAACTAA
- a CDS encoding aldehyde ferredoxin oxidoreductase, with the protein MFIKANMSEGVTVVEATPAEYKHLGGRGLTSTMINNEVPPACDPLGPENMLVFAPGLLSGTPLVNTSRISIGAKSPLTGGIKESNAGGTVAAALGKMGIDAIVVTGAAPEGALYVLRIGPDGDVSLESADGCKGLRTYALANQLVDTYGDQNGIMCIGPAGEFKMASASIQTTDVDGRPCRAAGRGGLGAVMGAKGLKAVVVDTRVKVKKKVEDPDAFKAAAMVFAAAVKKNPFSGKTLREVGTAGLVGAVNSVGGFPCYNATKGIMDGWEKITGEAMAETIKARGGKTSHMGCSQCIIHCSNEYVDEAGAYMTSSLEYETIWSMGGMTGIDDLDTIARLDFLADDIGLDSINTGVAMGVAMDAGHKAFGDKRAALDMMAEIASGTEFGRVLGEGPAAVGRHLNHHRVPVVKNQSIAAYDPRAMPANGVTYATSPMGADHTAGNLVGSYLAGVLEHDDRQAQVKASRQAQVGMAALDCTGMCLLAGGAIGGEAGEAFYKMIGMLLGRPFDAQAYAALGMQVLKAEMAFNRKAGFSHEDDRLPAFFYEEKLSPNDYVFPISAADLESTFSELMEDN; encoded by the coding sequence ATGTTCATAAAGGCAAACATGAGCGAAGGGGTGACAGTGGTCGAGGCAACGCCGGCCGAATACAAGCATCTGGGCGGCAGGGGATTGACGTCCACGATGATCAACAATGAGGTTCCGCCTGCGTGCGACCCGCTGGGACCTGAAAATATGCTCGTATTTGCCCCGGGGCTTTTGAGTGGTACGCCGCTGGTGAACACGAGCCGAATTTCCATCGGGGCCAAAAGCCCCCTGACCGGCGGCATCAAGGAGAGCAATGCCGGTGGAACGGTCGCGGCCGCCCTGGGCAAAATGGGCATCGATGCGATTGTCGTCACCGGTGCGGCGCCTGAAGGCGCCTTGTATGTTTTACGCATCGGTCCCGACGGTGATGTCTCCCTTGAGTCGGCTGATGGTTGTAAAGGCTTGCGCACCTATGCCTTGGCGAATCAACTCGTGGACACTTACGGGGATCAAAACGGGATCATGTGCATCGGCCCGGCCGGTGAGTTCAAGATGGCCTCCGCCTCCATTCAAACAACGGATGTGGATGGCCGCCCCTGCAGGGCCGCCGGCCGGGGCGGTCTGGGAGCCGTCATGGGGGCCAAGGGGTTGAAGGCTGTTGTTGTGGATACCCGGGTAAAGGTGAAAAAAAAGGTGGAGGATCCCGACGCCTTCAAGGCGGCGGCCATGGTGTTTGCCGCGGCGGTGAAAAAAAATCCCTTCTCCGGGAAAACCCTGCGGGAAGTCGGTACCGCCGGCCTGGTAGGCGCGGTCAACTCGGTGGGCGGGTTTCCCTGCTACAATGCCACCAAAGGGATCATGGACGGCTGGGAAAAGATCACCGGCGAGGCCATGGCGGAGACCATTAAGGCGAGGGGTGGCAAGACCAGCCACATGGGCTGCTCCCAGTGCATCATCCACTGCTCCAATGAATATGTGGATGAAGCCGGTGCCTACATGACCTCATCCCTGGAGTATGAAACCATCTGGTCCATGGGCGGTATGACCGGCATCGATGATCTGGACACCATTGCCCGCCTCGACTTTCTGGCGGATGATATCGGTCTGGACAGCATCAACACGGGCGTGGCCATGGGTGTGGCCATGGATGCCGGCCATAAAGCCTTTGGCGACAAAAGAGCCGCCCTGGACATGATGGCGGAGATCGCATCCGGAACCGAATTCGGCAGGGTGTTGGGCGAAGGCCCAGCAGCTGTGGGGAGGCACCTGAATCATCACCGTGTGCCGGTTGTCAAGAACCAGAGCATTGCGGCCTATGACCCGCGGGCCATGCCTGCCAACGGCGTCACCTATGCCACGTCGCCCATGGGGGCGGATCATACGGCCGGCAATCTAGTGGGTTCGTATCTGGCCGGAGTGCTGGAGCACGATGATCGTCAGGCCCAGGTAAAAGCCAGCCGCCAGGCACAGGTGGGTATGGCCGCCCTTGACTGTACAGGCATGTGTCTTCTGGCCGGGGGCGCCATCGGTGGTGAAGCCGGCGAGGCATTTTATAAAATGATCGGCATGTTGCTGGGCCGTCCATTCGATGCTCAGGCCTATGCGGCACTGGGCATGCAGGTGCTGAAGGCCGAGATGGCATTCAACCGGAAGGCCGGCTTTAGCCATGAAGACGACCGTTTGCCGGCGTTTTTCTACGAGGAAAAATTGAGTCCCAACGATTACGTGTTTCCCATCAGTGCGGCTGACCTGGAAAGCACATTCAGTGAATTGATGGAAGACAATTAA
- a CDS encoding alpha-ketoacid dehydrogenase subunit beta: MIDRRLFRSEGKISPEKREWPNFRGAIKEAMREEMRRDENVFQMGEDIAGASPFGVTAGLVKEFGPERLRDTPCSEVAVLGAAIGAGLGGMRAIMEFQFGDFMSVAIDQLTHQAAMLRYLTGGQVSVPIVVRLPCGGGQRCGSQHSQSLYSWFAHAPGIKVALPSTALDAKGLMKSAIRDDNPVLFFEHKALYRTRWPVPDEFKDEDYLIPFGQSAVRREGSDITIVATLVMVHYALEAADLLAKENIFVEVIDPRTLVPLDTGSILKSVKKTGRLLVVDEAYLTCGMQGEIIALVSENIFQDLKAPPRRLGNPGVPVPFEPSLEDTVLPTTEKILKAVREMVAA; the protein is encoded by the coding sequence ATGATCGATAGAAGACTGTTTCGTTCGGAAGGGAAAATAAGCCCTGAAAAGCGTGAATGGCCCAATTTCAGGGGCGCCATCAAGGAAGCCATGCGGGAGGAAATGCGTCGCGATGAAAACGTGTTCCAGATGGGCGAAGACATAGCCGGCGCATCGCCTTTCGGCGTCACCGCGGGCCTCGTGAAGGAGTTCGGACCCGAGCGTCTGCGCGACACGCCCTGCTCGGAAGTCGCTGTACTGGGGGCCGCCATCGGGGCCGGACTGGGAGGCATGCGCGCCATTATGGAGTTTCAATTCGGGGATTTCATGTCCGTGGCCATCGATCAGTTGACCCACCAGGCCGCCATGCTGCGCTACCTGACCGGCGGCCAGGTCAGTGTCCCCATCGTGGTCCGTCTTCCGTGCGGGGGCGGGCAGCGCTGCGGCTCCCAGCACTCTCAATCCCTATATTCGTGGTTTGCCCACGCCCCGGGTATCAAGGTGGCGCTGCCGTCAACCGCCCTGGACGCCAAGGGCTTGATGAAATCAGCCATCAGGGACGACAATCCCGTCCTGTTTTTCGAACACAAGGCGCTGTATCGAACCCGCTGGCCGGTGCCTGACGAATTCAAGGACGAGGATTATTTGATCCCTTTCGGCCAATCCGCCGTTAGAAGGGAGGGAAGCGACATTACCATTGTTGCCACCCTGGTCATGGTTCACTACGCACTGGAAGCGGCTGATTTACTGGCAAAAGAAAATATTTTTGTCGAGGTTATCGACCCGCGCACACTGGTACCCCTCGACACAGGGTCCATCCTTAAATCAGTGAAAAAAACAGGCCGTCTTCTCGTCGTCGATGAGGCTTATCTAACCTGCGGCATGCAGGGGGAAATCATCGCGCTGGTTTCGGAAAATATTTTTCAGGACCTCAAAGCGCCTCCCCGCCGTTTGGGAAATCCCGGTGTTCCGGTTCCCTTCGAGCCGTCTCTCGAAGATACGGTTCTGCCCACAACGGAAAAGATCTTAAAGGCTGTCAGGGAAATGGTGGCGGCTTGA
- a CDS encoding sigma 54-interacting transcriptional regulator: MNASVMPSKSPKNTYEFFISVAALFEGSFSIDWVQELTQSKASAVLQAFEKASQQGLMQRDQIGSFTFSDSPKRREWAGQLKSFEKEKMHGQIASILTAELPESEAKALHIAAHLLHIHNGLKGCKQLMEAGNHYQSTYRIEEAIRCYRKILDDLSGRFEEGTDQLFCDAAIKYSKLSTAKHDTKRVLSIIQEAIMRSKAQKNYRYLSILEMHFAKNKWLQAQYKSALKHFEQAWTIARDLDDEKILRSAKTFNTFFLYWQGRFKDVVGEYEKSVSDVEKYPQVKFPLLAAMTVGTCYGEIGQVTQGLGMIDAVRSLCLERGDTGIAAHSGTCIGAILMDIGRIDESLRHLEPAVEEARKVHRDWTMIQGELMMAYAYYLKDEEKLCLAYLHKYYQHSQQVNVSVQSWPYLMELCWAMEKGRLEPLPGLSIENEIRKTLAGGNLFLKGVAYRFKAMLEKKTGVPPLKILQMLTRSIEMLEASGQRIELAKTRFEVARAHLLLGDRKQGLEAAEAAAKLLYGLNESLIPNDLKPLLKSFSPDDNLLEDILEMNRGLAALKDGKDRIQHIMSTVNRITGAERGAIFLVENEPKGPALCLRASKNLTAEQVEQPPFEASLKMIDGVVASGKGRLLGLPPRKEAAATDKNVIRSRICVPIVARDTVIGALYHDNRMLNNAFHASQLELLPCFATLAALTLENIGAEEKNHVLNEKLRELRCYYEEKNEEWENARLTGFVGESPQIKHVQSQVAQVAQSEATVLILGETGVGKELVAKAIHMHSARRHKPFIAANCASLPESLIHSELFGHEKGAFTGANKQRIGRFEKADQGTLFLDEIGDLPLDIQVRLLRALETKAFERVGGADTIRSDFRLITATNRNLEDALKQKRFRDDLFYRINVYRITIPPLRERRQDIPLLVNHFLKIESANRGRKLPRIPEKEMLVLTQYDWPGNVRELSNVIQRWAISSGDADAKIVSFLDAGAGMSTPPQATITLKENERRHILWALDRTGGKIHGPDGAAKLLDIHPNTLAFRIKKLEIKRPASVKKNRARRVRS, encoded by the coding sequence GTGAACGCGTCCGTCATGCCGTCCAAATCTCCAAAAAATACGTATGAATTTTTCATTTCCGTCGCCGCCCTTTTCGAAGGCAGTTTTTCGATCGACTGGGTGCAGGAGCTCACCCAAAGCAAGGCGTCAGCGGTGCTTCAGGCTTTTGAAAAAGCGTCTCAGCAGGGGTTAATGCAGCGGGACCAAATCGGGTCCTTCACTTTCTCGGATTCACCCAAGCGCAGAGAATGGGCGGGTCAGTTAAAATCCTTTGAAAAAGAGAAAATGCATGGACAGATTGCCTCCATACTCACGGCTGAGCTGCCGGAAAGCGAGGCCAAGGCACTGCACATCGCAGCGCATCTCCTGCACATCCACAATGGCCTCAAAGGGTGCAAGCAGCTGATGGAAGCCGGAAATCATTACCAGTCGACATACCGAATCGAGGAAGCGATCCGGTGCTACCGCAAAATACTGGATGACCTGTCCGGTCGCTTCGAAGAAGGAACGGACCAGCTTTTTTGCGATGCCGCCATCAAATACTCGAAGCTGTCCACGGCCAAACACGACACCAAACGGGTGCTTTCCATCATCCAGGAAGCGATTATGCGCTCGAAAGCGCAGAAAAATTACCGGTACCTATCGATTCTGGAAATGCATTTTGCCAAAAACAAGTGGCTGCAGGCGCAGTACAAAAGCGCCTTGAAGCATTTCGAGCAGGCATGGACCATTGCCAGGGATTTGGATGACGAAAAAATTCTGCGTTCCGCCAAAACGTTCAACACCTTTTTTCTATACTGGCAGGGACGCTTCAAGGATGTTGTCGGCGAATACGAAAAATCCGTCTCCGATGTGGAAAAGTACCCTCAGGTGAAATTTCCCCTGCTGGCCGCCATGACCGTCGGGACTTGTTATGGGGAAATAGGGCAGGTAACCCAGGGTCTCGGCATGATCGACGCTGTCCGCAGCCTCTGTCTCGAGCGAGGGGACACCGGTATCGCAGCCCATTCCGGGACATGCATCGGGGCGATCCTGATGGATATCGGGCGTATCGACGAATCGCTGAGGCATCTTGAGCCCGCCGTGGAAGAAGCGCGAAAAGTCCACCGTGACTGGACGATGATCCAGGGTGAGCTGATGATGGCCTATGCCTATTATCTGAAGGATGAAGAGAAGCTATGCCTGGCGTACCTCCACAAATATTACCAGCACAGTCAACAGGTCAACGTATCCGTGCAGTCCTGGCCTTATCTTATGGAATTGTGCTGGGCCATGGAAAAAGGGCGGCTTGAGCCCCTCCCCGGCCTGTCGATCGAAAACGAAATCCGGAAAACCCTGGCGGGTGGAAATCTCTTTCTAAAAGGGGTCGCTTATCGCTTTAAAGCCATGCTGGAAAAAAAGACGGGAGTACCGCCCCTGAAAATTTTACAAATGCTCACCCGATCGATTGAGATGCTGGAGGCTTCGGGGCAGCGGATCGAATTGGCCAAAACGCGTTTTGAAGTGGCACGCGCCCATCTGTTGCTCGGCGATCGCAAACAAGGCCTCGAAGCGGCGGAAGCAGCTGCAAAACTTCTTTACGGCCTTAATGAATCCCTCATCCCGAATGATTTGAAACCCCTCTTGAAATCCTTTTCCCCCGATGACAACCTGCTTGAAGACATCCTTGAAATGAACCGTGGGTTGGCCGCTCTCAAAGACGGCAAGGACCGCATCCAGCACATCATGTCCACCGTAAACCGCATAACCGGTGCGGAAAGGGGGGCCATTTTTTTAGTGGAAAATGAGCCGAAAGGCCCTGCGTTATGCCTGCGGGCCTCTAAAAACTTGACTGCCGAGCAGGTGGAGCAACCGCCTTTCGAAGCGTCTTTGAAGATGATCGATGGGGTGGTTGCCAGCGGGAAAGGGCGGCTTTTGGGGCTGCCTCCCCGGAAGGAAGCCGCCGCCACGGATAAAAACGTTATCCGATCGCGAATATGTGTGCCGATCGTCGCACGCGATACTGTCATCGGTGCCCTCTATCACGACAACAGGATGCTGAACAACGCCTTTCACGCGTCTCAACTGGAACTGCTGCCCTGTTTTGCGACACTGGCCGCACTCACCCTGGAGAATATCGGCGCCGAAGAAAAAAATCACGTGTTGAACGAAAAACTCCGTGAACTGAGATGTTATTATGAAGAAAAAAATGAAGAGTGGGAAAACGCCCGATTAACGGGTTTTGTCGGTGAAAGCCCTCAAATCAAACACGTTCAGTCCCAGGTTGCTCAGGTTGCCCAGTCCGAAGCCACGGTGCTGATTCTTGGCGAGACGGGGGTCGGCAAAGAACTGGTGGCCAAAGCCATCCACATGCATTCTGCGCGTCGGCACAAGCCGTTCATCGCGGCAAACTGCGCTTCGCTTCCGGAGAGTCTGATTCACAGCGAACTGTTCGGTCACGAAAAAGGGGCTTTTACCGGCGCAAACAAACAGCGCATCGGCAGGTTTGAGAAGGCTGACCAAGGGACCCTCTTTCTGGACGAAATCGGTGACCTTCCATTGGATATACAGGTCCGGCTGCTCAGGGCTCTCGAGACCAAGGCGTTTGAAAGGGTGGGCGGAGCCGACACCATTCGCTCCGACTTTCGCCTCATAACAGCCACGAACCGCAATCTGGAAGACGCGCTCAAACAGAAGCGCTTTCGCGACGATCTCTTTTACCGCATCAACGTGTATCGCATTACCATCCCCCCCTTGAGGGAACGCAGGCAGGATATCCCGCTTCTCGTCAATCATTTCTTGAAAATCGAGTCGGCAAACAGGGGCAGGAAACTGCCTCGCATTCCCGAAAAGGAAATGCTGGTCCTGACACAATACGATTGGCCCGGCAATGTTCGTGAACTCAGCAATGTCATTCAGCGCTGGGCGATTTCAAGTGGTGACGCAGACGCGAAAATCGTATCGTTTTTGGATGCCGGCGCGGGCATGTCCACGCCCCCGCAGGCTACGATAACCTTGAAAGAAAACGAGCGCCGCCACATCCTGTGGGCCCTGGACAGAACCGGGGGGAAGATACACGGGCCGGACGGGGCGGCCAAGCTCCTGGATATCCATCCCAACACCCTTGCTTTCAGAATCAAAAAGCTGGAGATCAAGCGTCCCGCTTCCGTAAAAAAAAATCGTGCCCGACGGGTTCGATCCTGA
- a CDS encoding long-chain-fatty-acid--CoA ligase — translation MNLPLTPIRFLERTLKLYGGKTGVICGERRFSYHEFGERVNRLSNALTGLDIAKGDRVSYLGYNCHRLLEAFFGIPQIGAILQPLNIRLLPADFDYILNESKPRILFLDRDFLAQIDSIRYRIPSVEKFILLGKGGDLPDWIQGTYDQLLADASPEVPYPPGAYPFDEDDVAEIFYTSGTTGKPKGVMLTHRNLFMHAMALLASESMDETDIQIHMIPLFHVNGWGTPHYLTAVGGCHVMVQRFDPQETMEIIQRERVTRFYLIPTMINAIMAVSNFSGYDVSSVRRILVGGAPPPTGMIAQVEKAFGCLTSTAFGMTEACPLIAWPELSPYLDEETRDYRTKQTWGFPMVGVEFRIVDAMEKDLPWDGEAVGELLVRGDMVMKGYYHSPEETARALAGGWYHTGDLCAIGPDGSLFVKDRQKDIIISGGENISSLEVEAVLYSHPDILECAVISKPDQKWGEIPFAFVVPKPHSQITPDEVIDFARKRLAHFKAPKEVRIISEFPRGGTGKILKAVLREELRSA, via the coding sequence ATGAATCTACCCTTGACGCCAATACGTTTTCTGGAACGGACGCTGAAACTTTATGGGGGAAAAACCGGTGTGATCTGCGGAGAGAGACGCTTCAGCTACCACGAATTCGGCGAACGCGTCAACCGGCTTTCCAATGCCCTCACCGGGCTGGATATCGCCAAAGGCGACCGGGTGTCCTATCTCGGCTACAACTGCCACCGCCTTCTGGAAGCTTTTTTCGGCATTCCCCAGATCGGCGCTATCCTGCAACCCCTTAACATCCGTTTGCTGCCGGCCGATTTTGATTACATCCTCAATGAATCCAAACCGCGAATCCTTTTTCTCGACCGGGATTTCCTTGCCCAGATCGACTCGATCCGCTACCGGATCCCATCGGTGGAAAAATTCATCCTCTTAGGCAAAGGCGGCGACCTTCCGGACTGGATCCAAGGTACCTATGACCAACTGTTGGCCGACGCATCGCCCGAGGTTCCCTACCCGCCGGGTGCTTACCCTTTCGACGAAGACGACGTCGCCGAAATATTTTACACCTCCGGCACCACAGGCAAGCCCAAAGGTGTCATGCTGACCCACCGCAATCTCTTTATGCACGCCATGGCGCTGCTGGCTTCAGAATCCATGGACGAAACCGACATCCAGATCCACATGATACCCCTTTTCCACGTAAACGGCTGGGGTACCCCGCATTACCTGACCGCCGTGGGGGGCTGCCACGTGATGGTCCAGCGCTTCGATCCCCAGGAAACCATGGAAATCATCCAAAGGGAGAGGGTCACACGATTTTACCTCATTCCCACGATGATCAACGCGATCATGGCCGTTTCCAACTTCTCCGGCTATGACGTCTCCAGCGTCAGAAGAATTCTGGTGGGTGGCGCGCCGCCGCCCACCGGCATGATCGCACAGGTCGAAAAGGCCTTCGGCTGTCTCACCTCGACCGCTTTCGGCATGACCGAGGCCTGCCCCTTGATCGCGTGGCCCGAACTGAGTCCTTACCTGGACGAGGAAACCCGGGATTACCGCACTAAACAAACCTGGGGTTTCCCCATGGTGGGTGTGGAATTCCGAATAGTGGACGCCATGGAAAAAGACCTCCCGTGGGACGGCGAAGCCGTCGGGGAGCTTCTCGTACGGGGAGACATGGTTATGAAGGGGTACTACCACAGCCCCGAGGAGACCGCTCGTGCCCTTGCAGGGGGCTGGTATCACACGGGCGACCTCTGCGCCATCGGTCCGGACGGTTCTCTTTTCGTCAAGGACCGGCAAAAAGACATCATCATCAGCGGCGGCGAAAACATCTCTTCCCTCGAGGTCGAAGCGGTGCTATACTCCCATCCGGATATCCTGGAATGCGCCGTCATCTCAAAGCCCGATCAGAAGTGGGGTGAAATCCCCTTTGCTTTCGTGGTCCCGAAACCGCATTCACAAATCACCCCCGATGAGGTCATTGACTTTGCCAGAAAACGCCTGGCCCATTTCAAAGCACCCAAGGAAGTAAGGATCATCAGCGAGTTTCCCAGAGGAGGAACGGGAAAGATTCTTAAAGCCGTGTTACGCGAGGAGCTTCGATCGGCCTAA
- a CDS encoding thiamine pyrophosphate-dependent dehydrogenase E1 component subunit alpha, with protein MINNDLKIEMMRKMLMIRHLENAWGDAYLNEEIDGIPPSLSTGQEAVSVGACMALEKGDFVFTTHRGQAPQVAMGLDPQRIMAELYCREAGYNKGKSYHVSDFSRGVVGMGGIVAGQVPVAGGMALAHKMKGSDRVSLCFFGDGASNEGAVHETANLAAIWNLPLIMLCENNGYCISLPVSRQINTTHISDRAAGYGMPGEWVDGNDPVAVYETVSKAVKRARSGDGPSFIEAITNRLSGHLVHDPQRYRSKEEVESAWEQCPIRGFGNKLQSEGLLDAGSFSAMEAGIKQEVQAAVAFARQSPPPASGEAFEDLWA; from the coding sequence ATGATCAACAACGACCTGAAAATTGAGATGATGCGGAAAATGCTCATGATCCGTCACCTGGAAAACGCATGGGGCGACGCCTATTTAAACGAGGAAATAGACGGTATCCCCCCTTCGCTGAGTACCGGTCAGGAGGCCGTGTCGGTAGGCGCGTGCATGGCGCTGGAGAAAGGAGACTTTGTCTTCACCACCCATCGTGGCCAGGCCCCGCAGGTTGCCATGGGGCTGGACCCCCAAAGAATCATGGCGGAGTTGTACTGCCGAGAAGCGGGCTACAACAAGGGGAAGTCCTACCATGTATCCGACTTCAGCCGCGGCGTGGTGGGCATGGGCGGCATCGTTGCCGGACAGGTACCGGTGGCCGGGGGCATGGCGCTGGCCCACAAAATGAAGGGCAGTGACCGGGTTTCCCTGTGTTTCTTCGGCGACGGCGCCAGCAACGAGGGCGCTGTTCACGAAACGGCGAATCTGGCCGCCATCTGGAACCTGCCGCTGATCATGCTCTGTGAGAATAACGGCTACTGCATTTCGCTTCCCGTTTCCCGGCAGATCAACACGACCCACATATCCGATCGTGCGGCGGGATACGGCATGCCGGGTGAATGGGTGGACGGCAACGACCCTGTCGCCGTTTACGAAACGGTTTCCAAAGCGGTGAAACGGGCGCGTTCCGGAGACGGCCCGTCGTTCATCGAGGCGATCACCAATCGATTGAGCGGGCACCTGGTGCATGATCCGCAGCGATACCGCTCTAAAGAAGAAGTCGAATCCGCCTGGGAACAATGCCCGATCCGTGGTTTCGGGAACAAGTTGCAGAGCGAAGGGCTGCTGGATGCCGGCAGTTTTTCCGCGATGGAGGCAGGCATAAAACAAGAGGTGCAGGCGGCCGTTGCGTTTGCAAGACAAAGCCCCCCGCCTGCATCGGGAGAGGCATTTGAAGATCTGTGGGCGTAA